The DNA window TCCTTCCATTAAGCCAAACTCATCTTTCTTCTCCTTCTATTCTCAAACGGTCAAATCCCTCTCTCTTCTCCTTCCATTTTCAAACAGCCAAAGCTTCTATATATTCTCATTCTTCTATCTCTCAGATTCTTTCTCcaataaaagatatttaaatatcaattttttgaaTTCTATTATTAACGGAGCAGTTTGTTCATTGccttactattttatatttcaaatattgtaaaatttgaatataaatatattagagtcaataccgagggatggcgagagttaccaaaactttcggtaatgtgtctataccgaaagttatagggtcaaaactgagagtttttactctcgttttttacccctttttcactagtgattttttattattaaataatgttgTAATTAGGAGTGTAAATGAATCGAGCCGAGCAGAGGCGGATCCATGTACAAAGCTACCTGGGCTGTAGACCGGGTAGCCTAAAATACTTTGTATGTTTTTTACAATAAGAATGGTATTTTCCCGTCGTTATTGACGAGTTTCCTGTCGTTAAAAGATAACATTCATATTAAAACTTGATATTATTATCAAGTTATCCCGGATagattttgtataaaaatattagctCGGGTGGATTTCAAATCCTAGCTCCGCCCCTGGAGCCGAGTACCATACTACTCGAACTCgaattacattataaatactCGAACTCGGCTTGATTACAATTCGAGCTATTCGAGCTTAAACTAGAAAActcgaaaattaaattttattaattaaaattatattcaccaataaataatatctcaaacataatataatatatatttcacaaactacacatatataatcacgacattatttaagaataagaaatataaatattatcacataatttacAGATAATCATTCAATCACAACCATCTCATTTAGAAATTACAAacgaaattaaatatttaaaagatgtttatcacaaatattataagtttGGAAATATGATGCACTAGTTATATAATGATCTTCAAATTctacaatattcaaaatatgaaatagTGAAAACAATGAACAAATTACTTCGTTAATAGTAGAATCcaaaaatatatgtttcaaaGTCTTTTGATGGagaaaaaatctgaaaaatgaACGAAGGACGaaggagaagaaagagagggGTTTAGTCGTTTGATAATGGAAGGAGAAAAAGAGAGAAGGATTTGACCATTTGGAAATGGAAGGAGAAGAAATAGAGAGATGAGTTTGACTATTTGAGAATGAAATAAGTATAGAACGGgaatataagaaaaagaaatagatgagtttgattgtttgggaatgaaaggaagagagagattGAAGGTTTAAAAAGGAAAGTCATAGatttttttggttatatatttatatatagaatataatataatataatataatatataataatataataatataatataataatatatatataatatataaatatatatataacgagcTACTCGAACAACAAATATAAAGCTCGAGCTCAATTTTATAATCAAGCTACTCGAATTCgactcgagctcggtcaaaccGAGTTTGAGCCGAACTTTGACCGAGCTATTCATGAGCTGCTCACGAGTAGCTTAACTAGTTTACACCCCTAGTTGTGATTATATATGTAgtttgtgaaaaatatattttattatgtttaagatattatttagtaataaaatataattttaatttaatttttgagttttcGAGTTCAAGCTCGAGTAGCTCGAATTGTAATCGAGCCGAGTTTGAGTATAAATTTTGGTGCTCAATCGAGTTCGAGTATTTACAATGCAATTCAAATCGAGTTCGAGTAGTATAGTACTCGGTtcgactcgtttacacccctagtCACGGTTATACcaagttataaaaaaacaaatattagtaTCATCCACCAAGTTAGTTTATAAACCATAGAAATCTTTGGTGTCATCCTCAATAGTGAGAAATACCATAAGACTCAGAAAATAAAAGTTTTGGTTTCGACTCATCCAGATAGAGGTAGGCAAAAGAGAAACTTTCGTGGTTTATGAGTCGCTCACATAAACATGCACATTAACAAATACACACCGCTTactattatttcaataataattacaatacaATACTacgatttttatttaaaataaaattgattgacTTTAATACttttctaaatataaatttgtaaatatatttaaataatatgtaatcacattacaaaaataatttaccCCACAATTGATTATTATTCCATTCAAATTATTTgttcttatttaataataattaagagatagattaaataaaaaaaaaataattataattttattttaaagaataattaatttataatatatttaaatataatagtttatcattttaattaataacctAATCtcttatttaagttaaatatttatttattctgaCTGGAATTaagttttaacttatttattcattcatgatAGAGAAACAAGCAGTGAAACATAAACGTCCCCGTCgtctcatcatcatccattcAATTCCGGCCACCGTGTAAGTGTGTAGGCTCCACCTCACTCACTTTCTTTGGAGATTAAAATCTTCAGACAGAATCTAAACAGTAACAATATACATACAGATTCACCTTCTCCCACATTCTCTATCATGGATGACGTCAGCCCTATTTCTCCTTTTTTTAATATCCTCTCATATAAAATCCAGAAAATCTGggattttccattttttcttcttatctTTAATACCCACAACCTAGTTCTGATCATTAATTTTGCATTctaatactaaattaaattaaaggactcttctaataaatatatatatatataaaagatgaaCATGTATGATCTTCTTTCCTCGATCTTGACAATATCCCAACAAGTGGACATccattaaataaaagtaaaatcgAGCAGAAAGTTGTCAAATCCCAAAGATCTTCGTTGATATTTATCTATCATCGTATCATCTTCTTAATACATACCCCCTTTCTCCCTCTCCCTGTCACCACAAAACAGAAACCATTACTATTTTGCACTATCAATAATGATTTCCCATCACTTCAATTAATTACTCTTTTCAATTCTATCTTAAAGTTTCCAAACAAAATACAAATCAAGtcactaattaatttacttaaaaatttaattctttttaatttgtaaacTTAAGAAAACAAGTTATAAAAAATCTATTGAATAGTAATTAAAGGCCATCGGTTGTGGGTAGAGAGACccctatctatatatatattagtgtcCCAAACCTAGCTAAATGGATAATGATTCCAAGCCAAAGCTACTTAATGGCTGAACCTGGACCAGGACCAGGACCACCACTATACTATACATAATTACATTAGAATTAGAATCACAAAAAAACTAACCAGAACAGTCCAATTCATGATCTTCATCTGATCAGACtgtatttatattgaaaaagataataatataatttatatatatatatatatatatatttatagataatggggaaaaaaatgaaatgtacCATAAAAACAGAATATGCCCATCCATTACTTGACATCCCCCAcagatttttcttcattaattattCTCCCAGCTAATTCtctattcattttaattaattaggtattaaaataattgatcattatatattataagtacTTACCAGTTGTGTTAATTGTAAGTTTATTACAAGTTGCCGGAGACTACATCATCAATATGATCATCAGCTTGTTGGCACTCCATGTTGACTCCAAACAGCCTCAAAGACCTCTTTTGGTTCCCGACAAACGACGTCGTTGCCGTCAACTGTTGCTGCACATGATTTTCATCACTTATCCCTGCAATCAGACAATCCAACACGTGCATTCATGTATCTGCCTCAGTTTCAACATTAATTAACCTGTCTaaattcgtttttttaatttaattaaattatactatttcaacattaaaatatataataattagagGCAGATATtgatagaaaattaataatatcttttcactatatgtataaaataatctcaatatttttaatttttctatattaattaatggaatAAACCCTCAACCCCtattctaaaaaatcaaattttggaTCCAATAAATAGGTGTGTATAGCAAGTCACAATAATTACAGACttcaaatatatgtaaattactttataaaatttgaaagtaaatatgaaaaaataaagataagGGTTCTATGAGTAGTTAGAGTTCTAACAATTTGATGAAATAGAAATAATTCAAGATGGTTCTTATAAATTGAATCAAACTAACTAGGACTTATATATACTAAGAAGGGATGATAATATACCTGCATGAAGAAGATATGAGTCAGATGGTGGAAAGAGATTATCATAATTTCTCTGTGTATGCACATGATAATaagaagatgaggaagaagaagaagaagtatgCCCACGATAATACCCTCCTCCCTCATTTCCGGCCACTGTTATCGAAGCCGCCGAAACACCAGGTTGAGCCGCTGTTAAGCCACGGCGTCTCCAGCCAATAAACAACCGATCTCCGCCGCGCTCAAAAACGACAATATCTCCGGCATCAAGCCGTTTCTCTTTAACATATCGACTCCATCCTCTAGTCAAAACATAACTCTGACTACTATTCCAATACGAATACCGGAATCGCCAAAACTTTCCCAACTCGTCCTCCAAACTCAGTAACAACCCTttctccgccgccgccgcctcgTCGCCGGTGAATCCGCTCAAGGGGAAATACTTCTCCGCGTGTTGTTTCGGTATTACGAGTCGGTTCAGCTTGCCTACGTCACTCGGGGTGAGTGGCTTCTCGAACATCGGCTCCTTATCTACTCCTCTGTATTCTCCGTTTAAGTCGAAACTGAATCTGGAACCTTCtacggcggcggcggcggcggttgTTGTTGATTGAGGGTGTGAAAGCTTGAAAGGTTGAGATTGAGAAGTAATTATGGATTGTTGTTGAAATCCCCACCAGACCGGTTCTGGGATTTCTGATGAGAAATGGTTCATAGGCATTGTCGGAATAAGTTGTTTAGTATGAATTCGTGAATCAGTgtgaaagaagagagagagagacgtgatgaattttgattttgatgtaAAGAACTGTAGGGAAGTGTTTGATGTTGAAGCTAAacaagatttatatatatatatatatttatatatagttgttAGTGTGTGTTaatgtgtgtgagagagaaaaaaaaaatgaaagttaaGGTTTTGCGTAATGCAGAGAATTCGATCATTATATTCAGTGTAACTTTCAGCGGCTGTCTGTCTCTTTTCTATTTTCATCTGTCACTAATCTTTTGCAGATATTAGGTACTGTTTGAATTTCTATCATATTTATGATATCAATCAATTTTGGGCTATTTGATTCAATAAGTCAGCATAATAAgttaatgaatataaataaaactcaaacatATTCCGgataaactcaaataattaaggccttgttctctttgagttttttaaaaaatccacccaaatcaattttccaatcaatcatttctcaacaatcaaatcactcatttcattaactaaaatgccctctattttaaattattattttttattttattcatatatatcaataccttttaagtctttttaccaaaaataatcatcacctcctcaaaatcatcattaatCATTACCTTTTTCcctctttaaattttttcaaaaaccccaatccgaacaaggcctaagtgaCCAGGTaacttttgtttgtttgatattattagGATTGTAGTCCGAATAAATTTCATTTAAGTTCAGTGAATGAactgaataattaaaaaaaaaaagtaaaataggCCGAAGAAATTAATTGTATCAAATAGAGTCCATATCAGCTAGATAAGTGTATGTAAATGTATAgtgaataaattacaaataaatttaatcaaactagatattaatatgtatataaaataagagTAACTATGGAAATAATAACGACCGTTGTGGCAGCGATTCCACAACCACCAACCTAACAGCCacgtaaaaaaataaattacgatgaaaataaaattatcatataaaaagTTAGAGTGATGAAACAATGTTTGAGACAGAATGCTTCTGAACATGACAATGTTCGAGACAGAACGCTCAAGAACATAGGCTATGTTTGGGACTAACtttttacatttataatttttttctttttaactttttacatgataaatataatattttttcccactgtttttttttatgtaccTGTCAAGTGAGGATAGCTGGAGAGTGCTGCCCCCCAAAGTCACTCTCCTTCACACTATTCATAAAATAATGACACTAATATGAACATGATTTgatcaaagagaaaaaaaggaTTTGTCTCCTTTAACTAGTTTGTCAAGATGGCTTACAAACCAATCAGGTCATGTTGGCTAGTGGGTCTTACCTTTACAACCTTCCAAACGGGACTACtagtctttttctttttttttaaaaaaataatttgaatgtgaAAGTGTGAATATTAATCAATTTGAACGGTGATATATGAGTCTCTACAAATAAACTAGCATGTTCTTAGTATATGGTTAgcataataaatgaatataattgaAAATAGTGTTTTATgctattagttttattataaatcaatttttttttatgagaagTAATGTATATGCAGGTAAgtaattttattacaatttttttataatttaatcacattttaataccatttaatattcttattatttaatattatataaaattaattaagagtattttagttataatttaatagaaaaacgaataaatatgataatattttttttaattaaatccagataattcaattcaaacaaAGGCCTAATATTGCTTGAAAAgagtaattataaaataaatactaaatttaagaataaaatcatAACCAATATATGAAACCAATATATAAGAATTTCAATTGGTAATTTGCTGGATTTGGCAGAACATGTATCCTTGTCAATCCAGCAGTAAGTTGGGGACCACTTGATGGTCTTGATCAAGCCCATCTGTGATCTAACGGCTGTCAATGCACCAGATTCCTCAGAAGTCCACTCCTTACTCACATGGGATTATTCAGCTATGAGGAGGGATGATAACTCGAAATGTCTCATGTTCAAATCTATCCTTAgtcaaaaatttgattttttttattattattactttttttaattattaaaactagCAATATCTTAGGTCTTGTTTGGattggggttatttaaataacttagagagggaaaaaaataatgatgattgatgattttgagaaagtgatgattatttttggtaaaatgacttaaatggtattcatttatataaataaaataaaaa is part of the Impatiens glandulifera chromosome 1, dImpGla2.1, whole genome shotgun sequence genome and encodes:
- the LOC124922230 gene encoding B3 domain-containing protein At2g36080-like, with product MPMNHFSSEIPEPVWWGFQQQSIITSQSQPFKLSHPQSTTTAAAAAVEGSRFSFDLNGEYRGVDKEPMFEKPLTPSDVGKLNRLVIPKQHAEKYFPLSGFTGDEAAAAEKGLLLSLEDELGKFWRFRYSYWNSSQSYVLTRGWSRYVKEKRLDAGDIVVFERGGDRLFIGWRRRGLTAAQPGVSAASITVAGNEGGGYYRGHTSSSSSSSSYYHVHTQRNYDNLFPPSDSYLLHAGISDENHVQQQLTATTSFVGNQKRSLRLFGVNMECQQADDHIDDVVSGNL